Genomic segment of Juglans microcarpa x Juglans regia isolate MS1-56 chromosome 7S, Jm3101_v1.0, whole genome shotgun sequence:
GTAGAGAGTTTGACACCAACAAGATTTATTTGCTCGAATTTTTCCTTCTCTGATGATGATTCCATTTTTCAGACACCTGAATTGATGAAAAAGCTGACCATGTTAATGAAAATGTCCTTGAAGTTTTGGACTGTTTTGCAGATTATTCTTTACCACTTGAAGTGCAATTTGGAAGTGCAAGATAGCAATCACAGTTTGAAACTCTACCACCACTAGACATACTTAAATTTTCAGAGGAAGAAGTTCCGCATTTGGAACTGAAATAATTTCCTCaagatttaaagtatgtttttctTGGTCCTGAAGAAGACACTTTTCTTGTGGTGATTTACTCGAAGTTAAATAAGAAGAATGAAGCCCAGTTGATTGAAATCTTAAGAAAGTATCGAGGCGCAATTGGTTGGATAATACCCGACATCAAAAGTATTGATGTTGTTGTTTGTACCCACAAAATCCATCTTGAAGACAATGTTAGACAGGTCTGTGATACTCAACGAAGGCTCAATCCTACCATGAAGGAAGTTTGCAAAGAGGAAGTGCTCAAACTGCTCACAGTGGGTATCATTTACCCCATCTCAGACAGGAAGTAGGTAAGTCCAACTCAAGTGGTACCAAAAACATCTGGTTTAACAgttgtaaaaaataagaaaaattaattgattCCAACTAGAATGGTCACTAGCTGgaggatgtgtattgattatagaaaacttaatttAGCTAGTAGGAAAgatcattttcatttatcatttttggatcaaattttataaCGTGTGGTTGGTAATGCATTTTACTGTTTCTTGGATGAATTTTCTGGTTATTACCAACTTGTTGTAGCACCTGAGGACCAGGAGAAGAACACTTTTACCTGTCCTTTTGGCACTTTTCCTTTTACCAGAATGCCTTTTGGTTTGTGTAATGCTCCAGCTACTTTTCAGAGATAcatgatgagtattttttttgacatgattgagaatatttgtgaagtATTCTTGGAAgatttctctatttttgaaaaatcttttgaGAGTTGTTTATATAATCTTGCTTGTGTTCTTcaaagatgtgaaaaaaaaatcttttttttaattggcagAAATGTCAATTTATGGTTACTCATGGCAATGTTTTAGGTCATATTGTTTCTTCTGAAGGTATAAAGGTCGATAAggcaaaaattgaattaaaatctaaacttcatATCCCTAGGACAATTAAAGATATTCGTTTCTTTCTTGGTCATGCTGGCTTTTACAGGCGATTTATTCAGGGGTTTCATTTTGTTGCAAAACTTTTGCGtactcttttacaaaatgatgtTGAATTTGTTTGGTCCAATGAGTTCCAAAAAGCTTCTGATACCTTTAAGGAATCACTTATCACACCCCTCATTATGCAACCTCCACAGTGGGACCTTCCCTTTGAAATCATGATTGATGCTAGTGACTATGCCTTAGGGGCTATTTTGGGTCAACGTGTGAATAATATGCCTTCTGTGATTTACTATGCCAGTAGGACTTTAAATGAAGCCCAGAAAAATTACACCACTGTTGAAAAAGAATTACTTGCAGTGGTTTTTGCACTTGATAAATTTCGGGCTTACATTTTTTGTTCCCATGTTACTATTTTCACTGACCACTTTACTCTTAAATATTTGTTGgctaagaaagatgcaaaaccaTGCTTGATCCGCTGAATTTTACTACTTCAAGAGTTCAACATCACCATTAAGGTCAAGAAAGGAGTCGAAAATGTGATAGCTGACCATCTCTCCAGATTGCCACCATCCTCCCCTTCAAAAGTCATCTTTCCTCTTGATGATAGTTTTCCGAATGAGCATCTATTTGGGGTTCACAAAGCTCCCTGGTTTGCTGACACAGTTAACTATTTGGTGACTAAGCAAATGCCCTCTGAATAGTCCATCCAAGATAAGTGCCAATTTCTCTCTAAGGTATGAcacttttactttgatgatccctaccttttcaaatattgttcagatcatatttaaaattgtgcAAAACGGTTTTTACTATCCTTCCATATTTAAAGATGCTTACAATTTTTGTTAAGCCTAATGAGCCTTGTCAAAAGTTGGGATCCATCAGCAAAAGAGACATGATGTATTTTTCTCCTATTCTCACTTTAGAAATTTTTGTCTATTGGGGAATAGACTTCATGGGACATTTTTCGGTTTCCTTtggaaacacatatattttattggctgtggattatgtttcaaaatgggTGGAGGTCGTCGCTTGCAAAACAAATGATCATCGTGTTGTCCTAAAATTTTTGCAATCTATGTTTGCTCGCTTTGGTATGCCCAAAGTTATCATTAGTGATGGGGGttttcatttttgcaacaaaccattTTCTACACTCATGAAGAAATATGATATCACACACCAAGTTTTTACCCCTTATCACTCTCAAACAAATTGGCAAGTAGAATTGCCAAACAGAgagatcaaaatcattttggagAAAACTATCAGTCCTAATAGGAAAGACTTGTCAGTTAAGCTTCTTGATGCATCTTTTAAAACTAATCTAAGGATGTCTCCTTATCAATTAGTTTATGGTGAAACTTGTCATTTACCTATTGATATTCAGGATTGAGCTCTTTGGGctataaaacatgttaacatatCACTTGATGAAGTTTCAGGATTGAGAAAATTGCAGATCAATGAATTGGATGAAACTCGTCGAGATGCCTATACAACGCTTTGCTGGCGAAGGAACACATGAAAATTCTACATGATCAGAAAATTCATTCCAAGCATTTCACACTTGGccaagaaattcttctttacaaCTCTCACTTACACATTTTTCTTGGTAAATTGAAATTCTAATGGAGTGGGCCGTACACTGTAAAGAAGCTTCATACTCACGGGGCATTGTCAATCCAAAGAATGGTAATAGCTTCATTATCAATAGACAACGACTAAAGTCGTTTATGACTTCTTTCGATCCAAacgaagagatcttgcttgtgcaagaCCCCAGGGaagtattttgattttgattttgatttgttttcttcCCTTTATGGCTTTCTTTAATTGTATTTTGTCTTTTATCTACATttattgttttgctttgattttatatcacATGCTACGTTATCTGTCTTGCTTACTTATTCATGTGCACTTTGGTTTCTTTCGATCGATTCATTGAGAaccatgtctctcactagttgggggGGTAGTGTGTGTGCACCGGACAACACAATTttgcattaatgtgatgtgcattgatacacaAATGATTGACACACTCTATTTCTAacattttgtgaaatttgagcACCTTGGTGGAATGGTTGAGCGGAATtctttttgtgaagatttattttcaagcttgaGCATAGAGCATGATTTGCAATGCATcacattttgttgatgtgtggtTTGAAATACTGGGATGCTATacttattgagatgagatttgataagatttatatagaacgaatgaaaaattttgaaaagcattttgcacatgcttacacTTGTAGTGTTACCCATTTACTGTTCATTGATTTAATAAAGGAAAAGTAAACTGCAGGACTACTGAGccatgctaaaaaaaaaaaaaagcggcTTAACTGATCTGTTACCAATTGCTCATACACTGAGAAcggtagcaagttcacactactctCCAAATCAAGTAAAATTCTCTCAATGTGTGACTCACCAATCATAATAGAAATGTTGAGAGAGTCGGGATCTCCGAACTTCTGAGGAGTCTCGCTCAATATCAACGCACTGTCTTGTTCCGTCTGGAaaactttcttctttacattcaacTTCCTCTTCACTGTACACAAGTTCTCcagaaattttgcatataatggaacttgttgtatggcatccaagagtagaatattaatatttacttgcttgaagatctcctgaatctcagtgtggtatttgttcttttggccagctgccaatctctgaggatagggaaccacagGTTGATACCCCCTACTAGTTTCGGCTTCTGCACTCACAAGCTGGTACCccctttttttctattcttttcaaatctctttttttttctccttttttttttgtgctttctttctttctttttttcttttttttttagcatggCTCGGTAATTCAAAGTTTTCTTTTCCTGTGTTAAATCAATGAACAATAAATGAGGAACATTATAAGTGTAAGCATGTAcaaaatgtccttcaaaatttgTCATTCGTTCTATATAAATCTTATCAAGTCTCATCTCAATAAGTATAGCATATCAGTGTTTCAAaccacacatcaacaaaatgtaATGCATAAAAAATCACGCTCTATGCTCAAGCTTGAAAATTAATCTTCACAAAAAGAATTGCGCTCAACCAAGCCTCTTgcattgtataatatatattaagattatttaataagagtaattttacatacggTCGTGGAATGTGTAATCACCGcctaataattttgaaaagaagtgggatctactattaaaaattaatttttttatgtggatctcatatttactcacaattgcaaatatcattctCATTTAAAATCTATTTCAAAGTAGGTGGATTTGAATTTAGGTTTAATGGGAAAAAGATTTCCTCAAGTTTTACTTAGGGGTGAGTATGCACCAACTTAGTAGGAGTTGGATTTCCCTAAatctgactccgactctgattttgttgaaatttgaatttgaacttTGACTTCGACATGTCGGAGCAGAGTCGGATTTGAGCTTTTAACTTTGGgcttcatttttttatagtttcatATTTAgcctatttaaaaaagaatcttTTGGGGGCATTCAAATTTCGATTTttcgcaaaaaaaaaataaaaaccaaaactaaATCATTTATTGCTAATTTACTTGTATActaatatctaatttatttttatactagacttatagtatagtgtctaattattatttatcatacaataatattacaaattattatactatagaattacatgttattatattatactagtgtctaacttatttataacttatttctagactagacttatttctagacttatatatgtattattaatttattatactagacttatatattagttatttctatactagtgtctaatttatttctatacaagaCTTATATTATAGTGTTAGTTCTTTCATGTTGTCTTAGAGGGTTCAAACCTAAGTGAGGAATCCAAGTAGAActgaaaatgaattaatatatatcattcttGAGCATATAAACCAACATATAAGTGGAACTCATGTTTATTAAGCACACAACCACAACTATTCCTCAAGAAATGGCCCCCCATACAACGAAAAACAGATTTACTTCGCATAGAGCCAAATGTCTAAAAGAACATGCTCTTTTGGTGGTTGGAACATTCAACTACTATGATATTAAGTGTGAAAAGTACCCATTCTGATACTTACATCATGGACTTAAGTGATACTTACATGATTAAATGTTATCCTTCTAGCTTGCAAAGGGAACCTCCCAACAAAGACAGAAACAAAGCTAGCAaagtaaaaataacaaaagcaaTGATGCTCGCCAATGATTGCTTCTTCTAAGAGAAAATCTACCAAACAGGTATTTTGGTGGCTACTCTTCGTTTGCATTTTCATCTTCCTCAGTTTCCAACAGTTTCGATGCATCTGCAGGAAAGACTCTTGCTTACTCTAGATTGTAAGAACGGGATGGATAAGATGTCTTTTAGTTAGCATGTGGAGTTACAATGAAAAATAATCACCAAATCGAGCAACAATTAAAGCCTTGTTGCTGATATATTTCAAGGGGGATGAATTAGAAAAGGATATCTACAAACCCAAATTCTTATTCCCAGAAATTACAAAGCAAATTAagaacatattatttattatatacacCATGCAAGGAAGGAAAGAGATGTAAGGGAcctttatttttggttgcttgGTTGTTCAGGAAGAAAGGAGGGGAAAACCTTTCATTGGGGCGGGGGGATAAGGGGGTTGCATTGAGTTCTCCAAACTTCAAAGAAAGCAAAAGGTTGATCCTCAATTTCCCTTGCCCTCCCCAAAatttagagagaaagagagacggagagagaaagagagagaactgatTCCCCTCCAATTTCTCTTCCTCCCTTACGAGTTCCAAGAATCCGTAACTAAGAAGAATATCAAACTATAAGAAAGATTTTGTATTTCACTTAGGTTTATATCTTCAAATTCAATTGATATTATAATTCTGTTATAATAATTCCATATTTGctataatgcatgcatgttacaTTTAGGAACATCAAACATGGATGACAAATGTTTCTGAGTTGGATAATTTCAAGCTATGTCATAGCTATAGGGCAGCCACAAACTTCCCTTTCGCATGATTGATATCTAATGAAGTGTCAAAGTCACTAGTTCCATAATTAAATTACGCAGACATTGTGCACCGATTCAGGTTATGTAAGACCACAGAAACTGCAGATTCAAACATATCCGGGGGAACCTTCCCAGTGGCGATGAGGCTAAAGATCAGAAATGCATAGTATCTTGGGGGTAAAAGGGCATGTGCACTGCCAAGATTCATTTTACCTCCTCTCCCTTTTTGGTGATTCCCGTTGCCTAGGGCTCttacttcttcattttttgtacTCATTCTTTCGTTCGCTTGTTCACcgtgggggagggggggtgaTGTTCTGGGCGATCAATCATTCCAACTCCCCACTATTCCTTATTTCTTCCACTCTTCATTTTAAGTTGTAGCAGTTCTTGGTTTTTGTCTCCTTGTACTTCTCAGCTTGGC
This window contains:
- the LOC121240861 gene encoding uncharacterized protein LOC121240861 — its product is MTNTLKQFIHIQATTNNQNTQAINDLRGTINKISTTLSSLESGKFLTQPQPNPHGLCTVKRKLNVKNKAFLTEQVSALILSKTLQKFRDFASPNISIMIGESRIGRTLLDLESSVNLLPFSVYEQLGLGELKNTFIMLQLVDRSVKQPTSTIYQAPVILGRPFLNTSNALINCRSGVLKLSFGNMALKLNIFNACKMPSHFDDTSDLNVVESLTPTRFICSNFSFSDDDSIFQTPELMKKLTMLMKMSLKFWTVLQIILYHLKCNLEVQDSNHKDTFLVVIYSKLNKKNEAQLIEILRKYRGAIGWIIPDIKSIDVVVCTHKIHLEDNVRQVCDTQRRLNPTMKEVCKEEVLKLLTVAPEDQEKNTFTCPFGTFPFTRMPFGHIVSSEGIKVDKAKIELKSKLHIPRTIKDIRFFLGHAGFYRRFIQGFHFVAKLLRTLLQNDVEFVWSNEFQKASDTFKESLITPLIMQPPQWDLPFEIMIDASDYALGAILGQRVNNMPSVIYYASRTLNEAQKNYTTVEKELLAVVFALDKFRAYIFCSHVTIFTDHFTLKYLLAKKDAKPCLIR